A window of the Sabethes cyaneus chromosome 1, idSabCyanKW18_F2, whole genome shotgun sequence genome harbors these coding sequences:
- the LOC128743531 gene encoding zinc finger protein ZFP2-like → MVHFCKLCQLLHKNMDYIECDESNVWLLENVFKLKIVPINGRVEPICQKCIDRYNKVMRRKRKANGGFPISQNEIFPITTTTTVTSSQLVIAGSMMNGIVQGQLQEPQTALATASQLQEEDAARKASIMTSNSFQLNITGAAAVYRTVGKEEHGSSDEESSAEKSSDIDDDDEDDDVDEESSGSSDCCSDGSGDSSSSYSTTSSSEESSSETRTSLTLEKWIGEVRNETANEVNSTSFDMEDQALLEKSSEVTEESLVEQMQEDMEQSLEDVKGATKSSRKSRKKLESMEHSCEICDKKFSKAVYLKVHMRVHTGEKPFACEVCFKSFTQASSLNTHRRLHTNIRPFTCQVCGAEYNSSGNFKVHLRTHTLEKPYNCSYCEKTFNQLSSKKLHERVHSNEKPYVCQVCMKAFTSISNLYVHSRIHNKERPYACEQCDKRFAQSQTLKTHILSKHTENRPFKCDICPRSYATLSNLKTHKNCHLFVKPFVCDECGGRFTQKSSLKTHILSHRSDKGHRCDKCGKTYSTPGNLATHQKTVNCEKSTNPTVVHHCEACQKTFKTEVRYLKHMKAMHEKDLNGPAPTPAMEPGNELPVVVCEGNPDSLKEILSDSLDVLSSALVTEFEDHFAAHNF, encoded by the exons ATGGTTCACTTTTGCAAATTATGTCAGCTGCTCCATAAAAATATGGACTATATCGAATGCGACGAGAGCAATGTCTGGTTGTTGGAAAATGTTTTCAAGCTGAAAATTGTACCCATTAATGGAAGGGTGGAACCTATTTGCCAGAAATGCATTGACCGGTACAATAAGGTGATGCGACGGAAACGTAAGGCCAACGGTGGATTTCCGATTTCACAGAATGAAATCTTTCCgatcacgacgacgacgacggttacCTCGTCTCAGCTGGTTATTGCTGGCTCAATGATGAACGGTATTGTTCAGGGTCAGCTGCAAGAACCACAGACTGCTTTGGCCACGGCGTCTCAGCTGCAGGAGGAGGATGCTGCCAGGAAAGCTTCGATAATGACGTCTAATAGCTTTCAGCTTAATATTACGGGTGCTGCGGCAGTGTACCGAACGGTTGGCAAAGAGGAACACGGAAGTTCCGATGAGGAGAGTTCGGCTGAAAAGAGCAGCGATATAGATGATGACGACGAGGACGATGATGTTGATGAGGAAAGCAGTGGTTCTAGTGACTGTTGCAGCGACGGGTCTGGCGATAGCAGTTCTAGTTATAGCACTACCAGTAGCAGTGAGGAGAGTTCCTCCGAAACACGAACTAGTTTGACGTTGGAAAAATGGATTGGCGAAGTTCGAAACGAAACGGCAAACGAAGTGAATTCGACTAGTTTTGACATGGAAGATCAAGCCTTGCTGGAGAAATCCAGTGAAGTTACAGAGGAAAGTCTGGTAGAGCAAATGCAAGAGGACATGGAACAATCGTTGGAGGATGTCAAAGGAGCAACAAAATCAAgtagaaaaagcagaaaaaagttGGAAAGTATGGAGCATTCGTGCGAAATTTGTgacaaaaaattttcaaaagcagTATATCTGAAGGTTCACATGCGGGTTCATACCGGTGAGAAACCATTTGCTTGTGAAGTTTGCTTCAAAAGCTTCACACAAGCGTCGAGTTTGAACACACATCGCCGGTTACACACCAATATTCGTCCCTTTACCTGCCAG GTATGTGGCGCGGAATACAATAGCTCAGGGAACTTCAAAGTTCACTTGCGCACCCATACTTTGGAGAAACCATACAATTGCAGTTATTGTGAAAAAACATTCAACCAACTTTCCTCGAAGAAGTTGCATGAAAGGGTTCACAGCAATGAGAAACCATACGTGTGTCAG GTTTGCATGAAAGCTTTCACCAGTATAAGCAATTTATACGTTCATTCTCGAATCCATAACAAGGAACGGCCCTACGCATGCGAGCAATGTGACAAACGCTTTGCCCAATCACAAACACTCAAAACACATATACTGTCGAAGCACACGGAAAATCGCCCTTTTAAATGTGATATTTGTCCTAGATCCTACGCGACGTTATCTAATTTAAAAACCCACAAAAACTGCCACCTGTTCGTGAAACCATTCGTATGTGACGAGTGTGGCGGTCGCTTCACACAGAAAAGTTCCCTCAAGACTCACATCTTGTCACATCGAAGCGACAAGGGTCACCGATGCGATAAGTGTGGCAAAACTTATTCGACGCCTGGCAATTTGGCCACTCATCAGAAGACCGTTAATTGCGAAAAGAGCACCAATCCAACGGTTGTCCACCATTGTGAAGCGTGTCAGAAAACGTTCAAAACAGAGGTACGCTATTTGAAGCACATGAAGGCAATGCATGAGAAGGATTTAAACGGTCCGGCACCAACGCCAGCTATGGAACCCGGCAACGAACTACCGGTAGTCGTCTGCGAAGGTAACCCGGATTCGCTGAAGGAGATCCTATCGGACAGTTTGGACGTGCTGTCGTCGGCACTGGTGACCGAATTCGAAGACCACTTTGCTGCACACAATTTCTAA